A window of Dehalococcoidia bacterium contains these coding sequences:
- the ftsZ gene encoding cell division protein FtsZ: MLFKWLNRTSERVEEAASGVSIRVVGVGGGGGNAVRRMADDGIHGVRFLALNTDIQALRGLRQVQTFAIGPKTTGGTGSGGQPEVGRKAMRESQAQVGGLLQGADMVFIAAGMGGGTGTGAASMVADLARKQGALTVGVVTQPFGFEGSKRRANADQGLTRLKQKVDTLIVVENDRLLPALEGRVELEKAFRLADEVLRQGVQGISDIVTVSGMINVDFADVKAVMAGGGSAFMAIGHGEGRDAAAQAARSALANPLFDAPLEGASGVLLNVTGGPDLTLGQVHEVADIVHEAADSGANVIFGVVQQRRMKGRVSVTLVGTGIDWEEEPVIEQAMEVITKRREPLAPASSSVSRNGHSQAALAGTRPLL, translated from the coding sequence ATGCTGTTCAAGTGGCTTAATCGAACATCCGAACGAGTCGAGGAAGCTGCTTCGGGCGTCAGCATCCGTGTGGTTGGCGTCGGTGGAGGCGGAGGCAACGCAGTACGGCGTATGGCGGACGATGGCATCCACGGCGTCAGGTTCCTCGCCCTGAATACCGACATACAGGCCCTGCGGGGTCTCAGACAGGTCCAGACGTTTGCCATCGGCCCCAAGACAACAGGCGGCACCGGTTCCGGTGGACAGCCGGAGGTGGGCCGCAAGGCGATGCGCGAAAGCCAGGCACAGGTGGGAGGGCTGCTGCAGGGGGCGGATATGGTCTTCATAGCAGCCGGGATGGGTGGTGGTACCGGCACAGGTGCAGCCTCAATGGTTGCTGACCTCGCCCGCAAACAGGGGGCGTTGACGGTCGGCGTCGTTACCCAGCCGTTCGGATTCGAGGGCTCCAAGCGCCGCGCGAACGCGGACCAGGGTCTAACACGGTTGAAGCAAAAGGTCGATACGCTCATAGTCGTAGAAAACGACCGATTACTTCCGGCACTGGAAGGCCGAGTTGAACTTGAGAAGGCATTCAGACTTGCCGATGAAGTGCTGCGCCAGGGCGTCCAGGGCATCTCGGACATCGTCACGGTCAGTGGCATGATCAACGTCGACTTCGCAGATGTAAAGGCAGTTATGGCGGGTGGAGGATCGGCCTTCATGGCGATTGGTCACGGGGAGGGAAGGGATGCGGCAGCCCAGGCCGCCCGGTCTGCCCTCGCCAATCCGCTGTTCGACGCCCCGCTCGAGGGGGCCAGTGGAGTCCTGCTCAATGTGACCGGAGGGCCAGACCTAACGCTGGGCCAAGTCCACGAAGTGGCGGACATAGTCCACGAGGCGGCTGACTCAGGTGCGAATGTCATCTTTGGTGTAGTGCAGCAACGCCGGATGAAGGGCAGGGTAAGCGTTACACTGGTTGGTACTGGAATCGACTGGGAGGAGGAGCCTGTCATAGAGCAGGCCATGGAAGTGATAACGAAGAGGCGGGAGCCATTGGCTCCCGCCTCTTCTTCAGTTTCCAGGAACGGACACTCGCAAGCTGCCCTGGCTGGCACTCGGCCCCTTCTCTAG
- a CDS encoding DUF2177 family protein, with protein MNIIATSTLARFIAAFVIYAVVDVLWNVSPMALGMYEALHDASGSLRDEFGKQPDTWGGIEAVSLIVFFVLIAYANVRLAIEPAIRDNSLMVAVKNSLALGCAAYATYIVPVFVATANWPAALVPIDIIIGGLLSLITSTAVTSIALRARNR; from the coding sequence TTGAACATCATCGCAACGAGCACGCTTGCAAGGTTCATCGCAGCGTTTGTGATCTACGCGGTGGTAGACGTGCTCTGGAATGTTTCACCCATGGCCTTGGGTATGTACGAGGCACTGCACGATGCTAGCGGCAGCCTCAGGGATGAATTCGGAAAGCAGCCGGACACCTGGGGCGGCATCGAGGCTGTGTCGCTCATCGTCTTCTTCGTGCTGATAGCGTACGCGAACGTCCGTCTGGCGATTGAGCCAGCAATCCGAGACAATTCTCTCATGGTCGCCGTGAAGAACAGCCTTGCGCTGGGCTGCGCTGCCTACGCCACCTACATCGTGCCAGTGTTCGTGGCCACCGCCAACTGGCCGGCTGCCTTGGTGCCAATAGACATTATCATCGGCGGCTTGCTGAGTCTGATCACCTCGACCGCAGTTACCAGCATTGCGCTGCGTGCGAGGAACCGCTAA
- a CDS encoding cytochrome c translates to MAAPKDISTYSRGRTAKRSRASVLGIAILVVALALSTALGCYNNNTGETNIGDAIRFKLPAFPETGSNKVQIFTEMHYQPSYRSQEGPRLDVPDSAVPITGKEVILTSVDEYAALENPGGDSNNGQALFAINCVVCHGLNLDGQGPVMVTGPTMVPADLRGEVTMERTDGELYGLISYGGNTGFTTRVPALTDPTVDGERCVGQGSCPMPEFRKLLTESERWDLVAYLRGMQGQ, encoded by the coding sequence ATGGCAGCTCCCAAAGACATATCAACGTATTCACGCGGACGCACGGCTAAGCGCTCACGCGCGTCTGTGCTGGGCATTGCGATCCTGGTAGTGGCGCTCGCTCTGTCTACCGCGCTCGGCTGCTACAACAACAACACCGGCGAGACAAATATCGGGGACGCTATCAGGTTCAAGCTGCCCGCGTTCCCAGAGACCGGATCCAACAAGGTCCAGATCTTCACCGAGATGCACTACCAGCCATCGTATCGCTCTCAGGAGGGTCCCAGGCTGGACGTTCCGGACAGTGCCGTTCCAATTACCGGCAAAGAGGTCATCCTGACCTCAGTCGACGAATATGCAGCCCTTGAGAACCCCGGCGGCGATTCCAACAATGGGCAGGCGCTCTTCGCTATCAACTGCGTCGTTTGCCACGGCCTCAACTTGGATGGGCAGGGCCCCGTCATGGTAACTGGCCCGACGATGGTGCCAGCCGACCTCAGGGGAGAGGTTACTATGGAGCGCACCGATGGTGAGCTCTATGGCCTCATCAGCTACGGTGGCAACACCGGGTTCACTACCCGAGTGCCAGCGCTCACAGACCCTACCGTCGACGGCGAACGCTGCGTCGGTCAGGGATCGTGCCCAATGCCTGAGTTCCGCAAGCTGCTCACTGAGTCGGAGCGCTGGGACCTCGTCGCCTACCTCAGAGGCATGCAGGGGCAGTAA
- a CDS encoding cyclase family protein: protein MTERQVPTKDEVLSYLKDDRRWGRWGDQGSAGAINLITAEKRLEAVGLVQNGRTVSLSRPWAVEPRTENPRPAQHFMSVMNRPNGGGAAMDFYGVFYHGTATTHIDALCHVWDENGIWDGKSPDEILGFNGATYGTVDAWSDGILTRGVLLDVPRHRGTDYVTLDAPVHGWELDEIAAAQGVEIRPGDAVMVYSGREAYAAEHGGNWAGEPARPGLHASCLRFVRDADISILGWDMMDAAPNEYDIPWSVHGVIFAYGVALLDNSLLEPLANACAEEGRHEFMLTINPLNVVGGTGSPVNPIAVF, encoded by the coding sequence ATGACGGAACGGCAGGTGCCGACCAAAGACGAGGTACTTTCGTACCTGAAAGATGACAGACGGTGGGGACGCTGGGGAGACCAGGGGTCTGCGGGCGCGATCAACCTCATAACCGCTGAGAAGCGTCTGGAGGCCGTTGGGCTGGTCCAGAACGGTCGGACCGTGTCGCTCAGCCGACCGTGGGCCGTCGAGCCCAGAACTGAGAACCCGCGTCCGGCTCAGCATTTCATGTCGGTCATGAACCGCCCGAACGGCGGCGGGGCCGCTATGGACTTCTACGGAGTCTTCTACCACGGAACAGCCACAACGCACATCGACGCACTGTGCCACGTGTGGGACGAGAACGGGATTTGGGACGGTAAGTCCCCCGATGAAATACTGGGATTCAATGGCGCCACGTACGGGACTGTCGACGCCTGGAGCGACGGCATTCTGACCCGGGGAGTGCTGCTGGACGTCCCGCGACACCGTGGAACAGACTATGTCACTCTCGATGCTCCGGTACATGGCTGGGAACTAGACGAGATCGCCGCCGCGCAGGGAGTCGAAATCAGGCCAGGTGACGCCGTCATGGTGTACAGCGGTCGTGAGGCATATGCGGCAGAGCACGGCGGCAACTGGGCCGGAGAACCGGCCCGTCCGGGTCTTCATGCCTCCTGCCTCAGGTTCGTGCGAGACGCGGATATTTCGATACTTGGCTGGGACATGATGGACGCTGCTCCCAATGAGTATGACATTCCCTGGTCGGTACACGGCGTCATATTTGCCTATGGCGTTGCACTGCTGGACAACTCGCTGCTGGAGCCCCTGGCCAATGCGTGCGCCGAGGAGGGAAGGCACGAGTTCATGCTGACGATCAACCCACTGAACGTGGTGGGTGGCACGGGATCGCCCGTCAATCCGATTGCTGTGTTCTGA
- a CDS encoding ABC transporter ATP-binding protein, which yields MQHSPAIRAESLFKRFGDFTAVNGIDFQIQRGECFGFLGPNGAGKTSTMRMISCVSPVSSGTLNVYDMDVRSSQRDVKKVLGVVSQADSLDPDLNVMQNLLSYGRFFNLNSDVARDRALEGLELFQLADRANAMPDHLSGGMRRRLLIARALMNEPRILVLDEPTTGLDPQARLLVWDKLNLLKSRGITMLLTTHYMDEAAHLCDRLVVIDHGEVLEEGTPAEMIRSHVGDIVFELRVSHTDKAGLIEWLNVSGIDGHIEDRADSVLVYPRNGSLSLDDLPVDGYQVTRRPGNLEDVFLRLTGRGLREG from the coding sequence ATGCAGCATTCCCCAGCTATTCGCGCCGAGAGCCTCTTCAAGCGCTTCGGCGACTTCACAGCAGTCAACGGGATAGATTTTCAGATTCAGCGTGGCGAGTGCTTCGGCTTCCTGGGTCCCAATGGAGCCGGCAAGACCTCCACGATGAGGATGATCTCGTGCGTCTCCCCGGTGTCGTCAGGCACTCTGAACGTCTACGACATGGATGTTCGGAGCAGCCAGCGTGACGTCAAGAAGGTTCTGGGCGTCGTGTCCCAGGCAGACAGCCTGGACCCGGACCTAAACGTTATGCAGAACCTGCTCTCGTACGGCAGGTTCTTCAACCTAAACTCGGACGTTGCGAGAGACCGGGCTCTTGAGGGCCTCGAGCTGTTTCAGCTCGCCGACAGGGCGAATGCCATGCCGGACCATCTTTCCGGCGGCATGAGGCGGCGGCTGCTCATCGCCCGGGCGCTCATGAATGAGCCACGCATCCTAGTTCTGGATGAACCAACCACCGGACTGGATCCCCAGGCCCGACTTCTTGTGTGGGACAAGCTCAATCTGTTGAAGTCCCGTGGCATCACCATGCTGCTCACGACTCACTACATGGACGAGGCGGCCCACCTGTGCGACAGGCTCGTTGTGATCGACCACGGCGAAGTTCTCGAAGAAGGCACTCCTGCTGAGATGATCCGGTCCCACGTGGGTGACATCGTGTTTGAGTTGAGGGTCAGTCACACCGACAAGGCTGGGCTGATCGAGTGGCTGAACGTCTCCGGCATAGATGGTCACATCGAAGACCGTGCCGACTCTGTCCTCGTCTACCCTCGTAACGGCTCGCTTTCCCTGGATGACCTGCCAGTCGATGGCTACCAGGTTACCCGCAGGCCCGGCAATCTCGAGGACGTGTTTCTGCGGCTGACCGGACGTGGTCTGAGAGAGGGCTGA
- a CDS encoding ribbon-helix-helix protein, CopG family, protein MKTLTLDDKLYTALEEEAIKVGRPVGELLTEAVEQWLLDAELDESELGEIESADREWRKHGGVEASEFFATVRKERGWD, encoded by the coding sequence ATGAAGACTTTGACCCTGGATGACAAACTCTATACGGCACTCGAAGAGGAGGCAATCAAGGTCGGCCGTCCTGTCGGCGAGTTGCTGACGGAGGCTGTCGAACAGTGGCTTCTCGACGCCGAGCTGGACGAATCGGAACTCGGAGAGATCGAGTCAGCTGATCGAGAGTGGCGTAAGCATGGCGGAGTAGAAGCCAGCGAGTTCTTCGCCACCGTCAGGAAAGAACGTGGCTGGGACTAG
- a CDS encoding GMC family oxidoreductase N-terminal domain-containing protein, protein MKYDYIVIGAGSAGAILATRLTEDPSKSVLLLEAGPDYAEMEDLPDEVRYGYATATDIMTSDHNWQFTGRATDEAEPMLVPRGKVTGGSSAINGQIFLRGVPEDYDTWKSWGNDEWGFEDCLPFFRKLETDTTFSDDFHGTDGPIICHRFQEEAWQPVSHAFYQSCMEYGFEDCPDHNNPDSTGVGPLPLNNPNGIRWSTNLGYLSLSRHRLNLTIRANCVVHRIEFDGNRATGVVVESGGETFTVEGDEIILSAGAVGSPQILLLSGVGPADHLNEVGIPVVHDLPGVGQNLRDHPLVYVTWRAKPEHEFDLDGPRMQFGLRYTATGSDLRNDMIVYMNSFATERVNRGGNRMEPVGIRMIIGLDLEVGSGELKLQSADPHEQPLLDYNYFTEEFDRERMREAVRVCVQLGEHEAWSAILDERVEPPDEALESDDELDAWMMREVTTGHHISCTNKMGPASDAMAVVDQHGKVHGLEGIRVADASIMPDCVRANINVTTMMIGEKIADVVQQGS, encoded by the coding sequence ATGAAGTACGACTACATAGTCATCGGAGCCGGTTCTGCGGGAGCGATTCTGGCAACCAGGCTGACGGAAGACCCTTCCAAGTCGGTGCTGCTTCTCGAGGCTGGTCCCGACTACGCTGAGATGGAAGACCTTCCAGACGAGGTCCGCTACGGCTACGCCACGGCCACCGACATCATGACCAGCGATCACAACTGGCAGTTCACAGGGCGTGCCACGGACGAGGCCGAACCGATGCTCGTCCCCAGGGGCAAGGTCACCGGAGGCTCCTCAGCCATAAACGGTCAGATCTTCCTCAGGGGAGTACCTGAGGACTATGACACCTGGAAGTCCTGGGGAAACGATGAGTGGGGGTTCGAGGACTGCCTTCCATTCTTCCGCAAGCTGGAGACTGACACGACATTCTCGGACGACTTCCACGGCACTGACGGACCGATCATCTGTCACAGGTTCCAGGAAGAGGCCTGGCAGCCCGTTTCTCATGCGTTCTACCAGTCCTGCATGGAATACGGCTTTGAAGACTGCCCGGACCACAACAACCCCGACTCGACAGGCGTTGGGCCTCTGCCCCTGAACAACCCCAACGGCATCCGGTGGAGCACCAACCTCGGATACCTGAGCCTGTCACGGCACAGGTTGAACCTGACGATACGTGCCAACTGCGTGGTGCATCGAATAGAGTTTGACGGCAACCGTGCCACCGGTGTCGTCGTCGAGAGCGGTGGGGAGACATTCACCGTCGAAGGCGACGAGATCATTCTCAGCGCTGGAGCGGTCGGCTCTCCGCAGATACTGTTGCTGTCCGGTGTCGGACCGGCTGACCACCTCAATGAGGTTGGGATTCCCGTAGTTCACGACCTGCCCGGTGTAGGCCAGAACCTGCGGGACCATCCGCTGGTTTACGTTACGTGGAGGGCGAAGCCCGAGCACGAGTTCGACCTCGACGGGCCGCGAATGCAGTTTGGCCTGCGCTACACAGCCACCGGCTCCGATCTGCGAAACGACATGATCGTCTACATGAACAGCTTCGCCACGGAGCGGGTGAACCGGGGCGGCAATCGTATGGAGCCTGTTGGGATCCGCATGATTATCGGGCTCGACCTCGAGGTCGGTTCGGGCGAGTTGAAGCTGCAATCGGCAGACCCTCACGAGCAGCCTCTTCTCGACTATAACTACTTCACCGAGGAGTTCGACCGGGAACGAATGCGCGAGGCGGTGCGAGTGTGCGTACAGCTTGGTGAGCACGAGGCGTGGAGCGCCATCCTGGACGAGCGAGTCGAGCCGCCTGACGAAGCCCTGGAGTCAGATGACGAGCTCGATGCCTGGATGATGCGTGAGGTCACCACAGGCCACCACATCTCCTGTACGAACAAGATGGGGCCAGCTTCCGACGCTATGGCCGTCGTTGACCAGCACGGAAAAGTTCACGGTCTCGAGGGTATCCGCGTTGCGGACGCATCGATAATGCCGGACTGTGTTCGTGCCAACATCAACGTGACCACGATGATGATCGGCGAGAAGATCGCAGACGTCGTTCAGCAGGGCAGCTAG
- a CDS encoding ABC transporter permease, with product MTVLQAVVPAIQRTPVWGGWRVWQRNRDAVLRAWKVEFGGVLVEPFILLFAMGFGLGPYIGNMGDLTYAEFIAGGVLASYAMFHATFDATYGAYLRMESHHIYEAMLFTPVEPRDIVLGEVMWGATRSVISASAVLVAATAFGLVLSPWAILAIPVAYLIGLTFASLAMVLTATATTIGAMNNFFTLFLMPMFYLSGTFFPLERLPIVAQELAWLLPLTPATSLVRGLMTGQITPWMFAWAAELFVFAVASLFLASFFMRRRLLK from the coding sequence ATGACCGTTCTGCAGGCCGTAGTTCCAGCGATTCAGAGAACGCCTGTCTGGGGCGGGTGGCGCGTGTGGCAACGCAACCGAGACGCGGTGCTTCGCGCCTGGAAGGTCGAGTTCGGCGGCGTACTTGTGGAGCCGTTCATCCTGCTCTTCGCGATGGGATTCGGACTGGGACCGTACATAGGCAACATGGGCGACCTCACCTATGCGGAGTTCATCGCAGGGGGGGTGCTGGCGAGCTACGCGATGTTCCATGCGACTTTCGACGCCACCTACGGCGCATATCTCCGCATGGAGAGTCATCACATATACGAAGCCATGCTGTTTACTCCCGTGGAGCCTCGTGACATCGTGCTCGGCGAGGTGATGTGGGGAGCGACCCGCTCCGTCATATCTGCATCGGCGGTTCTTGTAGCGGCGACAGCCTTTGGACTCGTCCTCTCTCCGTGGGCGATTCTCGCCATCCCGGTCGCCTACCTGATCGGTCTGACATTCGCCTCCCTGGCCATGGTTCTCACTGCCACAGCTACAACAATCGGGGCAATGAACAACTTCTTCACGCTGTTCCTGATGCCGATGTTCTACCTGAGCGGGACGTTCTTCCCGCTTGAGCGTCTGCCAATCGTTGCCCAGGAACTTGCGTGGCTTCTGCCGCTGACCCCTGCCACGAGCCTCGTCAGGGGACTCATGACGGGCCAAATCACCCCGTGGATGTTTGCGTGGGCAGCGGAGTTGTTCGTTTTCGCCGTCGCGTCACTGTTCCTGGCCTCTTTCTTCATGCGCAGGAGACTGCTCAAGTAA
- a CDS encoding aminotransferase class V-fold PLP-dependent enzyme, translating to MVFSEGSDIYRTLGVSPAIVASGSTTAYGGSKLRPEVLDSMEKASRTMVNMDDLNVAAGKVIAEVTGAEAGLVTSGSAGGLVLQAAAVMAGSDPASMAKLPKSDGLKNEIVMHMSHRFPYDQCYTATGATIVNIGDGRRCHPWELEAAINENTAAVAYLFSGFVSRRALPLEQVVEMAHAHDVPVIVDAASYLPPRANLRRFIDAGADMVQFSGGKAVRGPQGTGILAGRADLIEAAYANASPHQFIGRGMKVAKEEIIGLVEALQIFADEDEDAENRRFSEMCQQVVDALIETPGLEVSVEHDEWDYLTPVAVMRFTRDWRGPSRDEVNDMMAVGDPPVYLHNIHNPDELAVDPFNLDDQELETVIRRLREVMLG from the coding sequence ATGGTATTCAGCGAAGGGTCCGATATCTACCGCACACTCGGGGTCAGTCCAGCAATCGTCGCCTCCGGGTCGACCACCGCATACGGCGGAAGCAAGTTGAGGCCGGAAGTCCTCGACTCAATGGAGAAGGCGTCCAGGACCATGGTCAACATGGACGACCTGAACGTCGCCGCGGGTAAGGTGATCGCGGAAGTAACAGGCGCCGAAGCGGGGCTCGTCACTTCGGGCTCTGCGGGAGGGCTGGTGCTCCAGGCTGCTGCGGTCATGGCCGGCAGCGATCCAGCAAGCATGGCCAAGCTGCCCAAGTCTGATGGTCTCAAGAACGAGATCGTCATGCACATGAGCCACAGGTTCCCGTACGACCAGTGCTATACCGCGACTGGGGCGACTATCGTAAACATTGGCGATGGACGACGCTGCCACCCATGGGAGCTCGAGGCTGCCATCAACGAAAACACGGCAGCGGTTGCGTACCTGTTCTCCGGTTTCGTGAGTCGTCGGGCTCTCCCGCTCGAACAGGTCGTCGAGATGGCACACGCTCATGACGTGCCGGTAATTGTCGATGCCGCGTCGTACTTGCCGCCAAGGGCCAATCTCCGCCGCTTCATAGACGCTGGCGCTGATATGGTCCAGTTCTCAGGAGGCAAGGCTGTTCGGGGACCGCAGGGCACGGGCATTCTCGCCGGCCGGGCCGACCTCATCGAAGCGGCTTACGCCAATGCCAGCCCCCACCAGTTCATCGGACGGGGCATGAAGGTAGCCAAAGAGGAGATCATAGGTCTGGTCGAGGCGTTGCAGATTTTCGCTGATGAAGACGAGGACGCAGAGAACCGCCGCTTCTCCGAGATGTGTCAGCAGGTCGTGGATGCTCTTATCGAAACGCCCGGCCTTGAGGTATCGGTCGAACACGATGAGTGGGACTACCTGACTCCCGTCGCGGTCATGCGCTTCACCCGTGACTGGCGTGGCCCGTCTCGTGATGAAGTCAACGACATGATGGCTGTAGGCGACCCGCCCGTCTACCTTCACAACATCCACAATCCGGATGAGCTAGCGGTCGATCCCTTCAACCTCGACGACCAGGAGCTCGAGACCGTAATTCGTCGGCTGCGAGAGGTTATGCTCGGCTGA
- a CDS encoding SDR family NAD(P)-dependent oxidoreductase translates to MGKLDGKVCVITGASRGIGAEIARLFAAEGGSVVAAARTLREGDHPLEGSLEKTVADIREDGGEATASAVNISLPEDCERLFEEAHAAYGSVDVLVNNAALTYFIPVKDYPLRRWMRSWAVNFHAPFILSQLAIGDMMESGGSIVNISSGAAIGPGRGPYQDVPANSGGTCYGAEKAALERFSQGLAQELYQYGISVTCVSPSQVVPTPGTVFHNLVTGIDDPRGEHPDLMAQSALLLASEPLDSVTGRVTYSQQILKEFGWIDEAQGTGIDRQGSGYSLI, encoded by the coding sequence ATGGGTAAGCTAGACGGCAAAGTATGCGTAATAACCGGAGCAAGCAGGGGCATCGGTGCTGAGATAGCAAGGCTGTTCGCCGCCGAGGGCGGAAGCGTGGTTGCGGCGGCTCGCACGCTCAGGGAGGGAGATCACCCCCTGGAGGGCTCCCTCGAGAAGACCGTGGCCGACATCAGGGAAGACGGCGGCGAGGCGACGGCCTCTGCAGTGAACATCTCACTTCCAGAAGACTGCGAGCGTCTCTTCGAAGAGGCACACGCGGCGTACGGAAGCGTGGACGTACTGGTCAACAACGCCGCTCTGACCTACTTCATACCCGTCAAGGACTATCCGCTTCGCCGCTGGATGCGTTCCTGGGCCGTAAACTTCCATGCGCCGTTCATTCTCAGCCAGCTGGCAATCGGCGACATGATGGAGAGCGGCGGCAGCATCGTCAACATATCATCCGGCGCCGCAATCGGACCCGGAAGAGGCCCGTATCAAGACGTACCTGCCAATTCGGGCGGCACCTGCTACGGCGCTGAGAAGGCTGCGCTGGAACGCTTCAGCCAGGGCCTCGCGCAGGAGTTGTACCAGTACGGCATCTCGGTAACCTGCGTATCGCCATCCCAGGTAGTGCCCACTCCAGGGACCGTGTTCCACAACCTGGTCACAGGCATAGACGATCCTCGCGGCGAGCATCCCGACCTGATGGCCCAATCGGCTCTGCTTCTCGCCTCTGAACCTCTCGACAGCGTAACCGGGCGAGTTACGTACAGCCAGCAGATTCTCAAGGAGTTTGGCTGGATAGATGAGGCCCAGGGTACGGGGATAGACCGTCAAGGTTCAGGGTACAGCCTCATATAG
- a CDS encoding AAA family ATPase, with protein sequence MNITRAKVTNYRSIDDSGWVSLDNVTTLVGKNESGKTAFLQALRRLNPVGGANGKFDIMDYPRKGYVRYKRRHETDPDTVIQAEFKLTREEMSELESRFGPGVLRSPKVIASKNYKNQRSWEVDIDEEAVIRHVIDSANLPEEIHQFVGDTTKWDDLYTRLQGLEVKPTAVQVLLSELTKRFNNDLRQQIVLEHLERYLPEFVYFDNYSTMRGRISIQDIKDRRFEPDELDESDRTFLALISLVGADLDDLEQQQSFEYLKAELESASIGISDEIFEFWRQNTQLRVEFDISQANPNDPPPLNAGPILHVRIWNDRHRVSVPFDERSKGFVWFFSFLVYFSEIEEMQNGHMVLLLDEPGLNLHAMAQYDFLRFIDERLAPKHQVVYTTHSPFMINLNNLPSVRTVEDMDEYGTVITDDVLQNSRDTVFPLQTALGYQMAETLFLAPHCLLVNSPSDLIYLQVLGEFCATEGRAKLDPRWVIIPVGKAENLPAFISLLGDNYTSLAVLMDVTPASRAHIESINDVMVSRDSHRSPIKWVEVTRVRDADLEDLLDPGFYVKLVNAAYKNELPQPLTLRSISESNPRIAERVKSYFSANNIAGGNFETYRPAAHFLQNHGTLRQEINQETMDSVAGMFERINSLLPTNGAGSGHRLDAGRSTTLVSGGFN encoded by the coding sequence ATGAACATAACTCGAGCCAAGGTTACTAATTATCGCAGCATTGACGACTCCGGGTGGGTCTCCCTGGACAACGTCACTACCCTGGTCGGCAAGAACGAGTCCGGAAAGACGGCCTTTCTGCAGGCGCTGCGACGGCTGAATCCAGTCGGGGGCGCCAACGGCAAGTTCGACATCATGGACTACCCGAGGAAGGGTTACGTCCGATACAAGAGGCGCCATGAGACCGACCCTGACACAGTGATCCAGGCCGAATTCAAACTTACTCGTGAAGAGATGTCTGAGCTTGAGTCTCGGTTCGGACCGGGTGTTCTGCGGTCCCCGAAGGTAATTGCCTCCAAGAACTACAAGAACCAGAGGTCCTGGGAAGTCGACATAGATGAAGAGGCCGTCATCAGGCACGTGATCGACAGTGCCAACCTGCCGGAGGAGATCCACCAATTCGTCGGCGACACCACCAAGTGGGACGACCTCTACACTAGACTGCAGGGGCTCGAGGTCAAGCCGACGGCAGTACAGGTGCTGCTCTCCGAGCTGACCAAGAGGTTCAACAACGACCTTCGTCAGCAGATCGTACTTGAGCACCTGGAGCGTTACCTCCCGGAGTTCGTGTATTTCGACAACTACAGCACGATGCGAGGTCGCATCTCGATACAGGACATCAAGGACCGCCGCTTCGAGCCTGATGAGCTTGACGAGTCAGACCGCACGTTCCTCGCCCTGATCTCCCTCGTCGGCGCAGACCTCGACGACCTGGAGCAGCAGCAGAGCTTTGAGTACCTCAAGGCCGAGCTGGAGTCTGCCTCCATTGGAATCAGCGACGAGATCTTCGAGTTCTGGCGGCAGAACACGCAACTCAGGGTCGAGTTCGACATCTCGCAGGCCAATCCGAACGATCCTCCCCCGCTGAATGCAGGGCCGATCCTCCACGTCCGCATCTGGAACGACAGGCACCGTGTATCTGTGCCTTTCGACGAGCGTTCCAAGGGCTTCGTCTGGTTCTTCAGCTTCCTCGTCTACTTCTCAGAGATCGAGGAGATGCAGAACGGTCACATGGTCCTGCTCCTGGACGAGCCGGGACTGAACCTCCACGCGATGGCCCAGTACGACTTCCTCAGGTTTATCGACGAACGACTCGCTCCGAAGCACCAGGTCGTTTACACAACGCACTCGCCGTTCATGATCAACCTCAACAATCTGCCTAGCGTCAGGACCGTCGAGGACATGGACGAATATGGCACCGTCATCACCGACGACGTGCTGCAGAACAGCCGCGACACGGTGTTCCCACTTCAGACCGCCCTGGGCTACCAGATGGCCGAGACGCTCTTCCTGGCGCCGCACTGCCTACTGGTAAACTCACCATCCGACCTGATCTACCTACAGGTTCTGGGCGAGTTCTGCGCAACCGAGGGCAGGGCGAAACTCGACCCAAGGTGGGTAATCATCCCTGTCGGCAAGGCCGAGAACCTTCCGGCGTTCATATCCCTGCTCGGCGACAACTACACGAGCCTTGCAGTGCTCATGGACGTGACACCCGCAAGTCGGGCGCACATCGAGTCCATCAACGACGTCATGGTCTCCAGGGACTCGCATAGAAGCCCGATCAAGTGGGTCGAAGTCACCCGTGTCAGGGACGCCGATCTCGAGGACCTGCTCGACCCGGGATTCTACGTCAAGCTGGTCAACGCGGCCTACAAGAACGAGCTTCCCCAGCCGCTTACACTGCGCTCGATCTCGGAGAGCAATCCCAGGATCGCAGAGAGAGTCAAGAGTTACTTCAGCGCGAACAACATCGCCGGAGGAAACTTCGAGACGTACAGGCCAGCGGCCCACTTCCTACAGAACCACGGGACGCTCCGCCAAGAGATCAACCAGGAGACTATGGACAGCGTTGCCGGCATGTTCGAGCGGATCAACTCTCTGCTTCCCACCAACGGGGCCGGTTCAGGTCACAGGTTGGACGCGGGCCGCTCGACCACTCTCGTCTCCGGAGGGTTCAACTAG